From Candidatus Hadarchaeales archaeon, one genomic window encodes:
- a CDS encoding methanogenesis marker 15 protein, giving the protein MTRIAQLSCGTEWSGVQAMLERAARMVGAELFFPEVDLEGIDRAVEEMGLEVQSPNLKLMIARAKALADGVPADAALILTCFRCAEGVLVKHAVRRYLQERTNLPLVMYSFTEKPKLGELLIRMEALVTLAEKKTLLAREKQEGLTLGIDSGSSTTKAVVMRDNEVIGTGWTPTTEVVEAAERVKREALSQAGVKEEEIEAVGVTGYGRFLLGEVLKADLVQEELTVVSKGTAFLSGVQRGEATVIDIGGLDNKVMTLLNGIPDSFTMGGVCAGSSGRFLELAAARLGVDVPTLGKLALKGDPEKVRMDSYCAIFGIQDLVAGLAGGNSREDIAAAACRSVARQVFETQLQEIDLRLPVIEVGGTALVDGLVKEMREILRVDIRVPPLPQFGGAVGAALLASGVRE; this is encoded by the coding sequence ATGACGAGGATAGCACAGCTCTCCTGTGGTACAGAGTGGAGCGGTGTTCAGGCCATGCTGGAAAGGGCGGCAAGGATGGTGGGCGCGGAGCTCTTTTTCCCCGAGGTCGACCTCGAGGGCATCGATAGGGCAGTGGAGGAAATGGGATTGGAGGTACAGAGCCCCAACCTCAAACTCATGATAGCCAGGGCCAAGGCGTTGGCCGACGGTGTTCCGGCCGATGCTGCCCTCATCCTCACCTGCTTCAGGTGTGCGGAGGGTGTGCTCGTCAAGCACGCGGTGAGGAGGTACCTGCAGGAACGCACGAACCTTCCGTTGGTGATGTATTCCTTCACCGAGAAGCCCAAGCTTGGGGAACTCCTCATCAGGATGGAGGCCCTTGTTACCTTGGCCGAAAAGAAGACCCTCCTGGCCAGGGAAAAGCAGGAGGGGCTCACCCTCGGGATAGACTCCGGTTCCTCCACCACTAAGGCCGTGGTGATGAGGGACAACGAAGTGATAGGCACGGGTTGGACGCCCACCACGGAGGTGGTGGAAGCGGCCGAGAGGGTGAAAAGGGAGGCGCTTTCGCAGGCCGGGGTAAAGGAGGAGGAGATAGAAGCGGTTGGGGTCACGGGATATGGGAGGTTTCTCCTCGGAGAGGTCCTTAAGGCGGATCTGGTGCAGGAAGAGCTTACGGTGGTTTCGAAGGGTACGGCCTTCCTATCGGGGGTCCAGAGGGGGGAAGCCACGGTGATAGACATAGGAGGGTTGGACAACAAGGTGATGACCCTCCTCAACGGCATTCCCGATAGCTTCACGATGGGAGGGGTATGTGCGGGTTCTTCCGGGAGGTTCCTGGAATTAGCCGCTGCGAGACTGGGAGTGGACGTTCCCACTTTGGGCAAGCTGGCCCTGAAGGGTGATCCCGAAAAGGTAAGGATGGACAGCTACTGTGCCATCTTCGGGATCCAAGATCTGGTGGCGGGACTGGCGGGCGGGAACAGCAGAGAGGACATAGCCGCAGCGGCCTGCAGGAGCGTGGCTAGGCAGGTCTTCGAGACGCAACTCCAGGAGATAGACCTCAGGTTGCCCGTGATAGAGGTGGGTGGAACGGCCCTGGTGGATGGTTTGGTGAAGGAGATGAGAGAAATCCTGAGGGTGGACATAAGGGTTCCTCCCCTTCCGCAGTTCGGGGGTGCGGTGGGTGCAGCCCTCTTGGCTTCTGGGGTGAGGGAGTGA
- a CDS encoding methanogenesis marker 5 protein, protein MKIFIFPPNSLILSDLVERFGHTPLSLGREIGERVRDPGLDNPPLNLTEEDLVRGLRYVSIEAPSGVRGRMGVLGPLVEQAEAAVVVKNPDYAFGCSGCARASLQVLYMLKRRGIPMLEVEYPSTKEEAREMVRKIAEFLRGLKG, encoded by the coding sequence GTGAAAATCTTCATCTTTCCACCCAACAGTCTCATCCTCTCCGACTTGGTGGAGAGATTCGGTCACACCCCCCTCTCGCTCGGGAGGGAAATAGGAGAAAGGGTGAGGGATCCTGGGTTGGATAATCCTCCCCTCAACCTCACGGAGGAGGATCTGGTGAGGGGACTGAGGTACGTATCCATAGAGGCCCCCTCGGGGGTTAGGGGGAGGATGGGGGTTCTGGGTCCTCTCGTGGAGCAGGCGGAGGCAGCAGTGGTGGTGAAGAATCCGGATTATGCCTTTGGCTGTTCTGGCTGCGCCAGGGCCAGTCTCCAAGTCCTTTACATGCTGAAGAGGAGGGGGATTCCCATGCTGGAAGTGGAGTACCCTTCAACGAAGGAAGAAGCCAGGGAGATGGTGAGAAAGATCGCGGAGTTCTTGAGGGGGCTGAAGGGATGA
- a CDS encoding methanogenesis marker 6 protein — translation MKRLGRILVISPTSGLTPEVLCRYLMEKGVRAKMKETCFGLVLEGEEEVLEEALKSARELDRYGIFSKIRGYPPGDPRICRASRGGSPRMGFSFLDYEVEKLPLIEEALRELEEGKLEVREKEKRKKLPLKELREVMVEEFP, via the coding sequence GTGAAGAGGTTGGGACGCATCCTGGTGATTTCCCCCACCTCAGGGCTTACTCCAGAGGTTCTATGCAGGTATTTGATGGAGAAGGGGGTTAGGGCCAAGATGAAGGAAACATGTTTTGGTCTGGTGTTGGAGGGTGAGGAGGAAGTGCTGGAAGAGGCCCTGAAGAGTGCGAGGGAGCTGGATAGGTATGGGATCTTCTCCAAGATAAGGGGTTATCCTCCCGGAGACCCCAGGATATGCAGGGCCTCCAGGGGAGGGAGCCCCAGGATGGGCTTTTCTTTCTTGGATTACGAGGTGGAAAAACTTCCCCTCATAGAGGAGGCCCTGAGGGAACTCGAGGAGGGGAAGCTGGAGGTAAGGGAGAAGGAAAAGAGGAAAAAGCTCCCCCTGAAGGAACTCAGGGAAGTGATGGTGGAGGAATTTCCGTGA
- a CDS encoding methanogenesis marker 3 protein gives MVRIFVNGEEKEVSPHLSVLKALESLGAPYREDCKILVMRRLEEREETREYELETTRGIITVGVEEGILPWWKENFRSFSEGGMWWETRQVAVFGPFDLRGKGLKPSRMKRRFEEGEIFLGFGGFDPSQAFLGFSREVHEGVYGVPQEAPLLGRVVRGGHLLERLGRGDRLLGIRPRLKEKWEQVKGNPARIGVEEGMEIFTFLRVVLFPQAKVCAEHLLGLTREGVWRISQMGSAFLSMDGIPVENLPRENTTMRFRGTVTVRNAGRRTGSIYLYRKDAPPSLHHSVVGRVEMGVEMLDYTLKGERLLIKTVPKRMVVVGMTQGEASRFLQEEGIRHVRVGDERDEAVIIEQRPELTLEVREEGMVATLGVDPSAVIKVRLWEDRAPKSVAHFRAVAEMVTSSVGKLSVVALTDEILLLSSVRGKTFKSLPAENVPEEEVKEGALGVTNSFRRLTGLLGVRLKSSKTFGPTGEALEATNLIGEVVEGLEGLKNREVGDVIYVMEER, from the coding sequence ATGGTCAGGATTTTTGTGAATGGGGAGGAAAAGGAAGTTTCCCCCCATCTTTCGGTTCTGAAGGCCTTGGAGAGTTTGGGTGCACCTTACAGAGAGGATTGCAAGATCTTGGTCATGAGGAGGCTGGAGGAGAGGGAGGAAACGAGGGAATATGAGCTCGAGACCACGAGGGGGATAATTACGGTTGGAGTAGAGGAAGGGATCCTTCCCTGGTGGAAGGAAAATTTCCGTTCTTTCTCTGAGGGAGGGATGTGGTGGGAGACTAGACAAGTGGCGGTTTTTGGGCCCTTCGACCTCAGGGGCAAGGGGCTGAAACCCAGCAGGATGAAAAGGAGGTTCGAAGAAGGGGAGATCTTTCTGGGTTTTGGAGGCTTTGATCCCTCCCAAGCTTTCCTGGGATTCAGCAGGGAGGTCCATGAAGGGGTTTACGGAGTGCCCCAGGAGGCACCTCTCTTGGGTAGGGTGGTGAGGGGAGGACATCTGCTCGAAAGGCTGGGACGTGGAGACCGTTTGCTGGGAATCCGTCCGAGGCTCAAGGAAAAGTGGGAACAGGTCAAGGGTAATCCAGCCAGGATAGGGGTAGAAGAGGGGATGGAGATCTTCACCTTCCTGCGTGTAGTCCTCTTCCCCCAAGCGAAGGTCTGTGCCGAGCACCTCCTCGGTCTCACCAGGGAAGGGGTTTGGAGGATAAGTCAGATGGGATCGGCTTTCCTTTCGATGGACGGAATCCCCGTTGAAAACCTTCCCAGGGAGAACACCACCATGAGGTTCAGGGGAACGGTTACCGTGAGGAACGCAGGGAGGAGGACGGGATCCATCTATCTTTATCGCAAGGATGCGCCTCCCTCCCTCCACCACAGCGTGGTGGGCAGGGTGGAGATGGGGGTGGAGATGTTGGATTACACGCTGAAGGGTGAGAGGCTGCTCATCAAAACGGTTCCGAAGAGGATGGTGGTGGTGGGAATGACGCAAGGGGAGGCCTCCCGTTTTCTGCAGGAGGAGGGGATAAGGCATGTGAGGGTGGGTGACGAGAGGGATGAAGCCGTGATCATAGAGCAGAGACCGGAGCTCACGCTGGAGGTCAGGGAGGAGGGAATGGTAGCGACTCTCGGAGTGGATCCCAGCGCCGTCATAAAGGTGAGGCTTTGGGAGGATAGGGCACCCAAGAGCGTGGCCCATTTCAGGGCCGTGGCCGAAATGGTGACATCCAGCGTGGGGAAGCTGAGCGTAGTGGCCCTCACGGACGAGATCCTTCTCCTCTCGAGCGTGAGGGGTAAGACTTTCAAATCCCTTCCTGCGGAAAACGTGCCAGAGGAAGAGGTGAAGGAGGGAGCGCTGGGCGTGACCAACTCTTTCCGCAGGCTTACGGGTTTGCTGGGGGTCAGGCTGAAGTCCAGCAAGACCTTTGGACCCACCGGTGAGGCTTTAGAAGCCACCAACCTGATAGGAGAGGTGGTTGAGGGTCTGGAGGGTCTAAAAAACAGAGAAGTGGGTGATGTGATATACGTGATGGAAGAAAGGTGA
- a CDS encoding methyl-coenzyme M reductase glutamine C-methyltransferase, translating into MKLKGSLPHSLDVRKVTVASPEVYSYGAMLIGGILRERGYGVKVVRGWEGLEGEVVGLSLTSLSHLREAARLVPALKKGGKKVVIGGPITQVPELVLRSLPEVDAVVVGEGEETAPEVFGVLLERGELEGVEGVAFLREGEEVKTPPRRPPDLSGRPLPEIPSDVWKQDIRGAQVYLETHRGCLGGCGFCQVPCFFGRRVRSRPPEEIEKEVKAFMEKGVRRISFFGGTSTHYGRDGEGDFIDLLERVSKLLGPKNVSVPDLRVDEVDREVLEALKRYTIGFLIFGIESGSTRMLRKMRKGITVEQIWEGVEKAREVGLEVGGAFIVGYPGETEEDYLETKEMVEELMLDEYTISLADPLPGTPLAEEVCRLPEEENPVFQKEEGKWGRLGLTVAEARALDLMLTASCARSRPILLTDGFYHRLVEEVKKQGEEVRANTRDLKRLLGFSGTVFREKSRGK; encoded by the coding sequence ATGAAACTAAAAGGAAGCCTCCCCCATTCTCTCGATGTGAGGAAGGTCACGGTGGCTTCTCCAGAAGTCTATTCTTACGGTGCCATGCTCATAGGAGGGATCCTCAGGGAAAGGGGTTATGGGGTCAAGGTGGTGAGGGGTTGGGAGGGACTGGAGGGAGAGGTAGTGGGACTCAGTCTCACCTCCCTCTCCCATCTCAGGGAAGCCGCTCGATTAGTCCCTGCCCTGAAGAAGGGTGGAAAAAAGGTGGTGATAGGGGGACCCATCACCCAGGTACCAGAGCTGGTCTTGAGGTCCCTTCCCGAGGTGGATGCGGTGGTGGTGGGGGAAGGCGAAGAGACGGCTCCTGAGGTTTTCGGGGTCCTCTTGGAAAGGGGAGAGCTGGAAGGGGTGGAGGGGGTGGCTTTTCTCAGAGAAGGTGAAGAGGTCAAGACCCCTCCCCGCCGACCTCCAGACCTCTCCGGAAGACCCCTACCGGAAATACCTTCCGATGTTTGGAAGCAGGACATACGTGGAGCCCAAGTTTACCTCGAAACTCACAGGGGTTGTCTGGGGGGATGTGGTTTTTGCCAAGTCCCCTGCTTCTTCGGTCGCAGGGTAAGGTCCAGGCCGCCGGAAGAGATAGAGAAGGAAGTGAAAGCCTTCATGGAAAAGGGAGTACGGAGGATTTCCTTTTTCGGTGGTACTTCTACCCATTACGGCAGAGATGGGGAAGGGGACTTTATAGATCTCCTGGAAAGGGTGAGCAAGCTCTTGGGTCCGAAGAACGTTTCCGTTCCAGACCTCAGGGTGGATGAGGTAGACCGGGAGGTGTTGGAAGCCCTGAAGAGGTACACGATAGGTTTTCTGATCTTTGGAATAGAGTCGGGGAGTACGAGGATGCTCAGGAAGATGAGGAAGGGAATTACGGTAGAGCAAATCTGGGAAGGTGTGGAGAAGGCTAGGGAGGTGGGGCTGGAGGTGGGTGGGGCTTTCATCGTGGGTTATCCCGGTGAGACAGAGGAGGACTACTTGGAGACGAAAGAGATGGTGGAAGAACTCATGCTCGACGAGTATACCATCAGCTTAGCTGACCCCCTTCCCGGAACTCCCCTTGCGGAGGAAGTGTGCAGGCTTCCGGAGGAGGAAAATCCCGTTTTCCAGAAGGAGGAGGGAAAGTGGGGGAGGTTGGGTTTGACGGTGGCGGAGGCTAGGGCCCTGGATCTCATGCTCACCGCCTCCTGCGCCCGTTCGAGACCCATCCTCCTCACCGATGGGTTCTATCACAGGTTGGTGGAAGAAGTGAAGAAGCAGGGGGAGGAGGTAAGGGCCAACACTAGGGATCTCAAAAGGCTCCTGGGATTTTCGGGAACCGTTTTTAGGGAAAAAAGTAGAGGAAAATGA
- a CDS encoding ATP-binding cassette domain-containing protein — METDEILLNVKGLYKTYQLEGGGKVEALENVSFELKRGEILGVIGRSGGGKSTLIRILRGSLPFERGEIRIGGITITPSSPPEMVRKLGELTGLHLQRSFGLWEGTVLENVMRRLNALETGDETAPLPPEDSPEFQELRERGRKILERMGLAHKANHPAFTLSGGEKQRLVLARQLPLAGRSPLLLLDEPVTMTCPATKRQAVDEIKRVREEWGVSVLVASHLPSLLLALSDRVMWLEKRVVEIGAPKEVISHFLSGLEPPLPLSKPKRRILLHVRNLRKKYYAEVLRETFELQGVSFSVREGEILSIVGPSGVGKTVLLRLLSGLELPDEGEVIYRMEGKTVDITKLSYRAMEVRRRIGRIHQELDLPYHATVKELAMARVGVKGERALAHAKLRAKELGLKEEVADALYRLTDYPEREAEARLRELGLDMNLVKELFPVAPWQAVSKIIKPTLRLCRLPEEAVERKTFELSWGERIRLAIALELLFRPRILFLDEPFGDLDPLTLRGITNVLKLLNKELGLTMIVVSHHLDFVREVSHRALLLLNGRLVKEGSPEEVIRAFREIPGAEFLSELEG; from the coding sequence ATGGAAACTGACGAGATCCTCCTGAACGTCAAAGGGCTCTACAAAACCTACCAGCTCGAAGGGGGAGGGAAGGTAGAAGCGCTGGAAAACGTTTCCTTCGAACTGAAGAGGGGAGAAATCCTGGGTGTCATAGGAAGGAGTGGGGGAGGAAAGAGCACCCTCATCAGGATCCTGAGGGGCTCTCTCCCCTTCGAGCGGGGGGAAATAAGGATAGGTGGAATAACCATCACTCCCTCTTCCCCTCCGGAGATGGTTAGAAAACTGGGCGAGCTCACCGGTCTTCATCTCCAGCGCTCCTTCGGTCTCTGGGAGGGAACCGTGCTGGAAAATGTGATGAGGAGGCTCAACGCCTTGGAAACGGGGGATGAAACCGCACCCCTTCCACCCGAGGATTCTCCGGAGTTTCAAGAGCTTAGGGAAAGGGGAAGGAAGATCCTCGAGAGAATGGGGCTAGCGCACAAAGCCAACCACCCTGCCTTCACCCTGAGCGGTGGGGAGAAGCAAAGGTTGGTGCTCGCCAGGCAGCTGCCCCTAGCAGGGAGATCCCCCCTCCTCTTACTCGACGAACCTGTGACCATGACTTGTCCTGCCACCAAAAGGCAGGCGGTGGATGAGATAAAGAGGGTCAGAGAGGAGTGGGGGGTCTCCGTGCTGGTGGCCTCCCATCTCCCCTCCCTTCTGCTAGCGCTCTCCGACAGGGTGATGTGGTTGGAGAAAAGGGTGGTGGAGATAGGTGCTCCCAAGGAGGTCATTTCGCATTTCCTCTCCGGACTGGAGCCCCCCCTCCCCCTCTCGAAACCCAAGCGCAGGATCCTCCTCCATGTCAGGAACTTGCGTAAGAAGTACTATGCGGAGGTTCTGAGGGAAACCTTCGAGCTCCAGGGTGTGAGTTTCTCGGTCAGGGAAGGGGAAATCCTATCCATCGTTGGACCTTCCGGGGTGGGAAAAACCGTGCTCCTTCGATTGCTTTCGGGTTTGGAACTCCCCGACGAGGGGGAGGTAATCTATAGGATGGAAGGGAAAACGGTAGACATCACAAAACTCAGCTATCGTGCTATGGAGGTCAGGAGAAGGATAGGGAGGATCCACCAAGAACTCGACCTCCCCTACCATGCGACCGTGAAGGAACTTGCTATGGCTAGGGTGGGGGTGAAAGGGGAAAGGGCCCTCGCCCACGCCAAACTGAGGGCCAAGGAATTGGGCCTAAAAGAGGAAGTGGCGGATGCCCTCTACAGGCTCACCGATTATCCGGAAAGGGAAGCGGAAGCCAGGCTGAGGGAGCTGGGACTGGACATGAACCTCGTGAAGGAACTCTTCCCCGTGGCTCCCTGGCAGGCCGTTTCCAAGATAATAAAACCCACGCTAAGGCTCTGTCGCCTGCCCGAAGAGGCGGTGGAAAGGAAAACCTTCGAGCTTTCCTGGGGGGAAAGGATAAGACTGGCCATTGCCCTGGAACTCCTCTTCCGTCCCCGCATCCTCTTCCTGGATGAACCCTTCGGTGACTTGGATCCCCTCACCCTCCGCGGAATAACCAACGTTTTGAAGCTCCTCAACAAGGAGTTGGGCCTCACCATGATCGTGGTGAGTCACCATCTTGATTTCGTCCGCGAGGTTTCCCATAGGGCCCTTCTCCTCCTGAACGGAAGATTGGTGAAGGAGGGAAGCCCGGAAGAGGTGATAAGGGCCTTCAGGGAAATTCCAGGTGCGGAATTCCTCTCCGAGCTCGAAGGGTAG
- a CDS encoding 4Fe-4S dicluster domain-containing protein: MRQYLKVDLDKCTGCRTCEVVCAEVKTKECNPKKSLIRVTFVPPYFFLPINCQFCDRPPCVSSCPESALEVDEKHRIRVDPKKCIGCSWCLNVCPFGAIVLDEETNVVRICDLCNGDPECVKACPTNALELVTSELASIKNRFSAAQKLLAGLISSSGILKEVKG, from the coding sequence ATGCGCCAGTATCTAAAGGTTGATCTGGACAAGTGTACTGGTTGCAGAACTTGTGAAGTGGTCTGCGCGGAAGTCAAAACGAAGGAATGCAATCCCAAGAAGTCGTTGATAAGGGTAACTTTTGTCCCACCCTATTTCTTTCTTCCCATCAACTGTCAATTCTGCGATCGACCCCCGTGTGTCAGCTCCTGTCCTGAAAGCGCTCTGGAGGTGGACGAAAAACACAGGATAAGGGTGGATCCCAAGAAATGCATAGGATGCAGCTGGTGTCTGAACGTTTGCCCCTTTGGAGCCATCGTACTGGACGAAGAAACGAACGTGGTCAGGATCTGTGATCTCTGCAATGGGGATCCGGAATGCGTTAAGGCCTGTCCAACCAACGCCCTGGAACTGGTGACTTCCGAGCTCGCAAGCATTAAAAACAGGTTCTCAGCCGCACAGAAGCTGCTGGCCGGGCTCATCTCTTCGAGCGGAATACTGAAAGAGGTGAAGGGATGA